The sequence below is a genomic window from Granulicatella elegans.
ACAAAAGTTTCAGAAGGGGCTCAAGATGCCCATGAAGCGATTCGTCCTTCATCTGTTATGAGAACTCCTGATTCTATTGCCTCTTATTTAACAAAAGATCAATTAAAATTATATACATTAATTTGGTCTAGATTTGTCGCAAGTCAAATGTCTGCGGCTGTTTATGATACGGTTCAAGTTGAATTAGAGCAAAATCAACAAGTATTCAAAGCAAATGGTTCTACCATTAAATTTGCTGGTTATCAAAAAGTTTATCAAGACAATGCGGATTCTAAAAAATCTAATGTTCTACCGGAATTAGTGAAGGGAGATACGGTATCTGTTCAAAAATTAGATCCAGAACAACACTTTACTCAACCACCTGCTAGATATTCAGAAGCGACTTTAATTAAAACATTAGAAGAAATTGGAGTCGGTCGACCTTCAACTTATGCGCCAACGATTGAAACGATTCAAAAACGTTATTATGTCAAATTGGTAACGAAACGCTTTGAACCAACGGAATTGGGAGAAATTGTTCATCAAATGATTCAAAATTATTTCCCGAATATTGTGGATACAAGATTTACTGCTGAAATGGAATCAGAATTAGACCAAATTGAAGCAGGTAAACAAGAGTGGGTTCAAGTCATCGATCGATTCTATCAACCATTTAAGGCTGAAGTGGATAAAGCGGAAATTCAAATTGAGAAAGTCCAAATTAAAGATGAACCTGCAGGATTTGATTGTGAAGTTTGTGGGAATCCAATGGTCATTAAATTAGGACGATTTGGAAAATTTTATGCATGTAGTAATTTCCCTGATTGTCGTCATACTGCAGCAATTGTAAAAGAAATCGGTGTAACTTGTCCTCATTGTCATCAAGGGCATGTGATTGAGAGAAAATCGAAGAAGAATCGTTTATTCTATGGTTGTGATCGTTATCCTGAATGTGAATTTGTCTCATGGGATAAACCTGTAGGAAGAGAATGTCCGAAATGTTCTCACTATCTTGTAGAGAAAAAAGTGAAAAGTGGCAAACAAATTGTATGTAGCCAATGCGATTATAAAGAAGAAATTCAAAAATAATGATGGAAAGAAGCCTTGCGGCTTCTTTTTTCGTAATAATCCAAGAGATAAATATCTCTTGGATTACATATAGATTCTAACAAATTGAATTTTTTCAAATGAAAAATAATATTAGAGCATTTCTTTTGTTGTGAAAATTGTTTGAAAAATTTTGACAATTTAGTTGTCAGTTGTCAGAAACTATGCTACAGTTTTATATGGAGAAAGGATGTCGTTAAATGGAAGAACTATTTCATGCATTTATTCAATATTTAACAGTCGAGAGAAGATATTCGATGAAAACAGTCGAAGCGTACCAGCGAGATATTGAACAATTTTTGATGTTTTTAAAAGAAATTCCATTAACACAATTATCAGAAGTTACAGTAGTGGATGTACGAATTTATCTTGGAAAACTACATCAACAACAATATAACCGTTCCAGTATTTCACGATTTTTATCAAGCCTTCGTTCGTTTTATCAGTACTTATTAGAACATGACATTGTTGAGGAAAATCCATTTGCCAGTATCACTTATAAAAAAGGACAAAAACGACTTCCTGAATTTTTTTATGAAGATGAAATGGATAAATTTATTGCTTCCATTGATGGAAATCAGCCTTTAGACCAACGTAATCGTGCGTTAATTGAAGTATTATATGCTACAGGGATGCGAGTAAGTGAATTAACCGAATTGACTTTACAGCAATTAGATTTTAAAAATGGCATTATTTTGGTCATTGGGAAAGGTTCAAAAGAACGATATGTTCCAATCGGAGATTTTGCTAGAGAAGCTTTACAGAGTTATCTAGATGAAAGTCGAACTTCTTTAATGAGCCAATATAAAAAGGAACATACTTCTGTCTTCGTGAATCATTTAGGGGATCCATTAACAACAACAGGTGTTCGCTATATTTTAAATCAATTATTACAAGAAAGTGGATTACAATTAAAAATTCATCCGCATATGTTGCGACA
It includes:
- the xerC gene encoding tyrosine recombinase XerC — protein: MEELFHAFIQYLTVERRYSMKTVEAYQRDIEQFLMFLKEIPLTQLSEVTVVDVRIYLGKLHQQQYNRSSISRFLSSLRSFYQYLLEHDIVEENPFASITYKKGQKRLPEFFYEDEMDKFIASIDGNQPLDQRNRALIEVLYATGMRVSELTELTLQQLDFKNGIILVIGKGSKERYVPIGDFAREALQSYLDESRTSLMSQYKKEHTSVFVNHLGDPLTTTGVRYILNQLLQESGLQLKIHPHMLRHTFATHLLNNGADMKTVQELLGHVSLSSTQIYTHVTKDALQQNYQLYFPRAKQEEDTFDASKFNHKL
- the topA gene encoding type I DNA topoisomerase, giving the protein MVKKNLVIVESPTKAKTIERYLGKNFKVVASKGHLRDLPKSKMGIDIENNYEPHYISIRGKGDLIKSLKKEASKADAVYLASDPDREGEAISWHLAHLLGLDTTKPIRVEFNEITKDAVKEAFKNPRNLDMDLVDAQQARRILDRLVGYTISPILWKKVKKGLSAGRVQSIAVKLIIDREREIQSFVPEEYWTLDATFQKSTKKFSASYYGTTAEKVELKSQDEVNQVLKEIDEKSPFTVQKVTKKERRRNPAAPFTTSSLQQDASNKLNFRTRKTMMVAQQLYEGVSLGRQGSVGLITYMRTDSTRISQTAKDEAKSYILSEFGSEYSNSTRSTKVSEGAQDAHEAIRPSSVMRTPDSIASYLTKDQLKLYTLIWSRFVASQMSAAVYDTVQVELEQNQQVFKANGSTIKFAGYQKVYQDNADSKKSNVLPELVKGDTVSVQKLDPEQHFTQPPARYSEATLIKTLEEIGVGRPSTYAPTIETIQKRYYVKLVTKRFEPTELGEIVHQMIQNYFPNIVDTRFTAEMESELDQIEAGKQEWVQVIDRFYQPFKAEVDKAEIQIEKVQIKDEPAGFDCEVCGNPMVIKLGRFGKFYACSNFPDCRHTAAIVKEIGVTCPHCHQGHVIERKSKKNRLFYGCDRYPECEFVSWDKPVGRECPKCSHYLVEKKVKSGKQIVCSQCDYKEEIQK